TTGCCGTTGTAGTTGCGGGGATTTTAAAGGCAAGCCGGTTTAAGAAAATTACGCTTCTCGAAGCCCAAGTGGATACGGTGACCGAGACGGTCTGGCATACAGTGAACTTTATGCTCAACGGTTCTGTCTTTGTGATTTTAGGGATGGAGTTGGAAATAATAGCAGAACCTATCTTGACCAATCCAATCTATAATCCCTTACTCTTATTGCTATCTCTTTTCGCCCTTACCTTTGTCCTCTTTGCCATTCGTTTTGTCATGATTTATGGCTATTATGCCTATAGAACCAGACGTCTTAAGAAAAAGCTAAATAAGTATATGAAGGACATGCTTCTCTTGACCTTCTCAGGTGTTAAGGGAACCGTGTCGATTGCTACAATCCTTCTGATACCAAGTAATCTAGAGCAGGAGTATCCTCTTTTACTATTCTTTGTCGCAGGTGTGACACTTGTAAGCTTTTTAACGGGTCTTTTGGTTCTTCCTCATCTTTCTGATGAACAGGAAGAAAGCAAGGACTATCTCATGCATATCAGCATTTTGAATGAAGTAACGCTAGAGTTGGAAAAAGAGTTGGAAGGCACCAGAAATAAACTTCCCCTCTATGCGGCTATTGACAATTATCATGGACGTATTGAAAATCTCATCTTGAGTCAAGAAAATAAGGTGGCTCAAGCAGACTGGGAAGCCTTGAAACTTCTCATCCTCAGTATTGAAAGTGATGGTTTAGAACAGGCTTACGAAGAGGACAAGATGAGTGACCGTGCCTATCGAGTTTACCAACGTTATCTGAAAAACATGGAACAAAACATCAATCGCAAGTTTGTTTCACGATTGACCTATTATTTCCTCGTTTCCTTACGAACTTTACGTTTTATCCTTCACGAAGTCTTTACCTTTGGTAAGACCTTTCGCAGTTGGAAAAATGAAGAATCACAGAAACTTAGAGACATTGACTATGACCAAATTGCAGAGCTCTATTTAGAAAATACCGAGATGATTATCGAAAGTCTGGAGGACCTTAAAGGGGTTTATAAGAGTTCTTTGATCAGCTTCGTGCAGGATTCTCGTCTCCGAGAAACAGCTATTATTACCAGTGGTGCCTTTGTCGAACGGGTTATCAATCGTGTCAAGCCCAACAATATCGATGAGATGCTGAGAGGATATTATCTGGAGCGCAAGTTGATTTTCGAATATGAAGAAAAACGATTGATTACGACCAAGTATGCCAAGAAGTTACGACAAAATGTAAATAACCTAGAGAACTATTCCTTGAAGGAAGCTGCCAATACCCTGCCTTATGATATGATGGAATTGGTAAGAAGAAATTAGTTAATACTCTTCGAAAATCAAATTCAAACCACTTCAGCTTTATCTGCAACCTCAAAGCTGTGCTTTGAGCAACTTGCGGCTAGCTTCCTAGTTTGCTCTTTGATTTTCATTGAGTATAAGATTGTAAATGAAGGAGTGTGACATGAAGAAGTTGTGGAAAGAGCTGATAGACAAGCCTTTATTAAAAGCCTTTTTGCATTATTATCAAGCATCAGAGAGTGAGTTGACCAGTGTCGCAGTAGCCTACTATTGGTTGATTTCGATTTTCCCCTTGCTTTTAGTGGTGGTCAATATCCTGCCCTATTTTCAAATTCCAGTTTCTAATTTTTTAAAGGTTGTCGATGAATTCTTGCCCGATACCATGTATGATGTGGTCGCAAAGATTATTACAGAAGTGCTGACTCAACCGTCAACGGGCTTATTGAGTTTTGCTGTTTTGTCAGCCATCTGGACCTTTTCAAAATCCATGAATTTCCTACAGAAAGCCTTTAATAAAGCATATGGAGTAGCTAAAAATCGT
This window of the Streptococcus sp. 116-D4 genome carries:
- a CDS encoding cation:proton antiporter, producing the protein MELLIYLILFLLVLIVSSTTNKLLPFLPLPLVQILLGIVIGLFLPNTDFHLNTELFLALVIGPLLFRESEEADITAILKHWRIIVYLIFPVIFISTLSLGGLAHLLWLSLPLSACLAVGAALGPTDLVAFASLSERFSFPKRVSNILKGEGLLNDASGLVAFQVALTAWTTGAFSLGQASSSLFFSILGGFLIGFLTAMTNRFLHTFLLSVRATDIASELLLELSLPLVTFFLAEEVHVSGIIAVVVAGILKASRFKKITLLEAQVDTVTETVWHTVNFMLNGSVFVILGMELEIIAEPILTNPIYNPLLLLLSLFALTFVLFAIRFVMIYGYYAYRTRRLKKKLNKYMKDMLLLTFSGVKGTVSIATILLIPSNLEQEYPLLLFFVAGVTLVSFLTGLLVLPHLSDEQEESKDYLMHISILNEVTLELEKELEGTRNKLPLYAAIDNYHGRIENLILSQENKVAQADWEALKLLILSIESDGLEQAYEEDKMSDRAYRVYQRYLKNMEQNINRKFVSRLTYYFLVSLRTLRFILHEVFTFGKTFRSWKNEESQKLRDIDYDQIAELYLENTEMIIESLEDLKGVYKSSLISFVQDSRLRETAIITSGAFVERVINRVKPNNIDEMLRGYYLERKLIFEYEEKRLITTKYAKKLRQNVNNLENYSLKEAANTLPYDMMELVRRN